The Blastopirellula marina genomic sequence GGCTCGAAGCCCAACTGATGTTGGGACATGCCCTGGAGTGTCCCAAGATTCAGCTCTATGCTCGGTTCGAGGAAGTGGTTGACGACGGGAAGCGTGCCAAGTTTCGCGAACTGGTCAAGCAGCGGGCCGCCGGCAAGCCGGTTGCATACGTCCTGGGGACGAGCGAGTTCTACTCGATGGAGTTCGTCGTCACGCCGGACGTTCTAATTCCGCGCCCTGAGACCGAGCACCTGGTGATCGAGACGCTCGACCTGCTCAAAGGGCGTTCGACCAACGAGCCGGTCAGCATTCTCGATATCGGTACCGGTAGCGGGATTATCGCGGTGACCATTGCCAAGCAGGCCCCCAAGGCCAGTGTACTGGCGACCGACATCAGCGAGAAAGCGTTGGCCGTCGCTAAGCAAAATGCCGAGAAACACAGCGTGAGCGAGCGGATCGAGTTTGCCGCAGGAGACCTATTCGATGCGGTGTCCAGCGGTTCTCAATTCGATGTTATTGTCAGCAATCCACCGTACATCGCTCAATCGGAACGCACGCTGATGGATGCTCATGTGATCGAGCATGAGCCGCATGTTGCATTGTTCGCCGAAGAAGAAGGCATCGCTGTGCTGCGAAGAATTCTGGAACAGGCAGCAGGCTATTTGAAATCCGGCGGATGGCTGCTGTTGGAATTCAGTCCGATGGTTGCCAAGCGTGTTGCCAAGATTGCTGAGGAAACCGGCTTCTACGAGCGGATCTCGATTGGTAAAGATCTCGCGAAGCTCGATCGCTACTTGATCGCGAAGAAAGCAGCCTAATCAGACCGGCCTATTTATTGACCAGGATGACCTTGTTGCGGATCTGGTAGGTTGGAGGATCAATGGGCTGTGGTCCCGATCCTTCGTCGATGAACGTGCGATTGCGTCCATTCTTTTTCGCTGTCCGAAGTGCCGTGATCGTTCGTGTGAACAGCTTGGGAACCGTGTCATCTGGTTTGACTTCCGTGACGCCAGCACTGACGGATAGCTCCAGTTCTTCTCCATCGAAATCGAATACCGTTCCGTCAATCGTCTGCCGAATGCGTTCGACGGCGCTGGTTGCCCCGCGAGGGCCTACATCGCCGAAAAAGAGTACGAAACGCTGACCTTCCAGTCGCATGGCATATTCAAAGCCACGTTCCGACCGAACACAGTCTGCCAGGTACTTACCGACCGCGGCAATGATCTTGTCGCCTGCTTCCGTGCCCAGGCGTTCGTTGAACTTGCGAAACTCGTCGATGTCGAGCGTCGCTATGCTTAACGCACGTTCGCGACGAATATCGTCTCGCCACCACTCGAAAATCTGACACTCGAGCCCCGTTCGATTCTTGAGGCCGGTTAGCGAGTCGAGCCTCATCCCTTTATCGACCGTGCCCAGACGTTTCTCTGCACGAAGTACCGTGACGATCGTTTCGGTCATCTTGTCACGCAGGTCGTGGCAAAGATCGATCAAGCGAGCGATTTCCAATACCAGCTTGCGGCATACATCGTTCAGGTTGTCTTGGAAGTCGATCTGCTGCAGGTTGCTGAGCGTGGTTTCGATTTGAGCCGTTTGCTCGAACAAGGTGTCGCAGAGACGACTTCCAATATCGGCATAGGCTCCGAGTCCTTC encodes the following:
- the prmC gene encoding peptide chain release factor N(5)-glutamine methyltransferase, with translation MSTAETWTIGRLLNWTTEYLESKGSEEARLEAQLMLGHALECPKIQLYARFEEVVDDGKRAKFRELVKQRAAGKPVAYVLGTSEFYSMEFVVTPDVLIPRPETEHLVIETLDLLKGRSTNEPVSILDIGTGSGIIAVTIAKQAPKASVLATDISEKALAVAKQNAEKHSVSERIEFAAGDLFDAVSSGSQFDVIVSNPPYIAQSERTLMDAHVIEHEPHVALFAEEEGIAVLRRILEQAAGYLKSGGWLLLEFSPMVAKRVAKIAEETGFYERISIGKDLAKLDRYLIAKKAA
- a CDS encoding sensor domain-containing diguanylate cyclase produces the protein MFLFLLLMIASNLLIGFCAAVRVRQLIQNQPSIVSVETAEVFLNEFENHAAANQDDKTSKPQQPQPEPEEVIPFEYLAALEEEAIVANSLVEASAQVLRLEIGKYRARLIEIENKLRETWYQPTEDALHEIAEQLDTVNIDWLDKQAEASQHLDSSKEGLGAYADIGSRLCDTLFEQTAQIETTLSNLQQIDFQDNLNDVCRKLVLEIARLIDLCHDLRDKMTETIVTVLRAEKRLGTVDKGMRLDSLTGLKNRTGLECQIFEWWRDDIRRERALSIATLDIDEFRKFNERLGTEAGDKIIAAVGKYLADCVRSERGFEYAMRLEGQRFVLFFGDVGPRGATSAVERIRQTIDGTVFDFDGEELELSVSAGVTEVKPDDTVPKLFTRTITALRTAKKNGRNRTFIDEGSGPQPIDPPTYQIRNKVILVNK